The sequence below is a genomic window from Bacteroidales bacterium.
TAATGCGGTTAATATTCAGTGCATCCAGATCCATTCTTCCTACGCCCATTTCGGCGGCATAACGGATATAATTGACTTTTGAGGGTTCGATCCCGTAAAGTTTAGCCGCAGCAGCATCAACAGCAACAATGTCAGCTGAAACGAGGAGAGATTTCATCAGGACAGTATCATTCACCGAAATGCCTCTCGGACCGTTTTTCTTCATTACACGGTATGCGTCGACCACATTCAGGGTGGGTTTACGGTAGGTCACAAAGTCGGCAATGCATTGATGCAAATTGTGCGCGTGCCAGTATGAACGATCCCAAATTGTTCCCATGAGGTTTTTCATGGCAATGGTAAGCTGGGGACCGCTATGATGCTTCAATACAGGAACATTAATAAAGACGTCCGAAGAGAGAATCAGCTCGTGTTCTTTCACATCCTTCAGATTTTTTCCGTTAGGAATTTTAACCGGATGATAATACCGTTCTGAGTTGGCAGGGACAATTTCCCCTCCGGCTTCTTTTACGGCCTTTTCAATTCCGCTGTTGGTATAGCATTTTTTCCAGTCATCGCAGGTATAGTCAAAAACATACACTTTTTTTGCCCCGGCCGCAAGGCAGTGCTTTACAATCTGCTTAACAAGGAGTGGATTGGTATCAGCGGCTTTTTCAGGCGTGCTGTCCCATCCGATGTTGGGCTTGACGACCACTGTTTGTCCTTTTTTCACAAAGGTTTCCATCCCGCCGAGTGACTGAATGGCTTTATCGAACATTGCATCAGGTTCGCCGCCCATAACGGCAACAAGATCATAGGGGAGATTCATCCGGCTCCCCTGAGCCAGCAGATTCCCGGTACCAAACGCTGTAAATGCACCGGCGGCAATGCTCCTGGTAATAAAATCTCTTCGTTTCATAGAACCATCCTCCCGTTTGATTGTTTGATGCGCTAAAATTAAAGCGAAATTTCCTAAAATCCTGAGAAATTTTAACTGGTACCGATCTGCTGGTACTAAGCAAAAAAACTTCTAGTACCGATAAAACCTCATTACCCTGA
It includes:
- a CDS encoding DUF362 domain-containing protein, whose protein sequence is MKRRDFITRSIAAGAFTAFGTGNLLAQGSRMNLPYDLVAVMGGEPDAMFDKAIQSLGGMETFVKKGQTVVVKPNIGWDSTPEKAADTNPLLVKQIVKHCLAAGAKKVYVFDYTCDDWKKCYTNSGIEKAVKEAGGEIVPANSERYYHPVKIPNGKNLKDVKEHELILSSDVFINVPVLKHHSGPQLTIAMKNLMGTIWDRSYWHAHNLHQCIADFVTYRKPTLNVVDAYRVMKKNGPRGISVNDTVLMKSLLVSADIVAVDAAAAKLYGIEPSKVNYIRYAAEMGVGRMDLDALNINRIKI